A genomic window from Oceanibaculum nanhaiense includes:
- a CDS encoding division plane positioning ATPase MipZ codes for MSLAESPSLPEEESWPPAEPAYVIVVGNEKGGSGKSTTAMHIIVSLLRDGYEVGSLDLDARQGTLTRYINNRRRSAANGENLPLPRHQFLQPSELPTRSEAETEDRERFDQLFAEMRVLCDFVVIDTPGANTYLGRLAHSHADTLVTPMNDSFLDLDMLATVDGTGRNIEKLSVYSEMVFEQRKARMQRDRSSIDWVVMRNRLSNLNARNKQDIADVMNALTRRVGFRMAPGISERVIYRELFPRGLTMLDLLEAGESASMSHLAARQEVRALVEALGLPERLPKQQRRAAE; via the coding sequence ATGTCGCTTGCCGAGTCCCCGTCCCTGCCCGAAGAAGAGAGCTGGCCGCCCGCCGAGCCGGCCTATGTCATCGTGGTTGGCAACGAGAAGGGTGGCTCCGGCAAGTCCACCACCGCCATGCACATCATCGTCTCGCTGCTGCGCGACGGCTATGAAGTCGGCTCGCTGGACCTGGACGCCCGGCAGGGCACGCTGACGCGCTACATCAACAACCGGCGGCGGTCAGCGGCCAACGGCGAAAACCTCCCCCTGCCCCGCCACCAGTTCCTGCAGCCCAGCGAATTGCCGACACGGTCGGAGGCCGAGACCGAGGACCGGGAGCGATTCGACCAGCTGTTCGCCGAAATGCGCGTGCTGTGCGACTTCGTGGTGATCGATACGCCGGGCGCCAACACCTATCTCGGTCGACTGGCGCATTCCCACGCCGACACGCTGGTCACCCCGATGAATGACAGCTTCCTCGATCTCGACATGCTGGCGACCGTCGATGGCACGGGCCGGAACATCGAGAAACTGTCGGTCTATAGCGAAATGGTGTTCGAGCAGCGCAAGGCGCGCATGCAGCGCGACCGCAGCTCGATCGACTGGGTGGTGATGCGCAACCGGCTGTCCAACCTGAACGCCCGCAACAAGCAGGACATCGCCGACGTGATGAACGCACTGACCCGCCGCGTCGGCTTCCGCATGGCGCCGGGCATCAGCGAGCGGGTGATCTACCGCGAATTGTTTCCGCGCGGCCTGACCATGCTGGACCTGCTGGAAGCCGGCGAGAGCGCCAGCATGTCGCATCTGGCGGCCCGGCAGGAAGTCCGCGCGCTGGTCGAGGCGCTGGGCCTGCCGGAGCGTTTGCCCAAGCAACAGCGCCGCGCCGCTGAGTAA
- a CDS encoding J domain-containing protein, giving the protein MPYLILGLALLIGLLLAARWLTGADPKKVANALKWFGAVLLVAAIGILFVRGQLGYLIALAGGLVPFIWRWRSILQSVRNAAKAAQGPSQGQSSEIVTRLLSMRLDHDSGEMHGHVLEGQFRNRSLDTLSHTEMAALLSECHAADAQSAQVLEAYLDRMHGPDWRADFGAEGTAEAAQASGPMTPDQAREILGLAPGATPEEIREAHKRLMMANHPDHGGSTYLAAQINRAKDVLLGKK; this is encoded by the coding sequence ATGCCATATCTCATCCTCGGCCTTGCCCTGCTTATCGGATTGCTGCTGGCCGCACGCTGGCTGACCGGCGCCGACCCGAAGAAAGTCGCCAACGCGCTGAAATGGTTCGGCGCCGTCCTGCTGGTGGCGGCCATCGGCATTCTGTTCGTGCGTGGACAGTTGGGCTATCTGATCGCGCTCGCCGGCGGCCTGGTGCCCTTCATCTGGCGCTGGCGCAGCATCCTGCAAAGCGTGCGCAACGCCGCCAAGGCAGCGCAGGGGCCGTCCCAGGGCCAAAGCTCGGAGATTGTCACGCGGCTGCTTTCCATGCGCCTCGACCATGACAGCGGCGAGATGCATGGCCATGTCCTCGAAGGGCAGTTCCGCAACCGCTCGCTGGATACGCTGAGCCATACCGAGATGGCCGCACTGCTGAGCGAGTGCCACGCCGCCGACGCGCAATCGGCGCAGGTGCTGGAAGCCTATCTCGACCGTATGCACGGACCGGACTGGCGCGCGGATTTCGGCGCGGAAGGCACGGCGGAGGCGGCGCAAGCCAGCGGGCCGATGACGCCCGATCAGGCCCGCGAGATTCTGGGGCTGGCGCCCGGTGCCACGCCGGAGGAAATCCGCGAGGCGCACAAGCGGCTGATGATGGCAAACCACCCGGACCATGGCGGCTCCACCTACCTCGCCGCGCAGATCAACCGCGCAAAGGACGTGCTGCTGGGGAAGAAGTAG
- a CDS encoding YdcH family protein encodes MSEDEDRLKERLEELRTEHRDLDEVIARLSEQAPFDQIKLQRLKKRKLILKDQILRVESELLPDIIA; translated from the coding sequence ATGAGCGAAGATGAAGATCGCCTAAAGGAGCGGCTCGAAGAGCTGCGTACCGAGCACCGTGACCTTGACGAGGTAATCGCCCGCCTGTCCGAGCAGGCGCCGTTCGACCAGATCAAGCTGCAGCGGCTGAAGAAGCGCAAGCTGATCCTGAAGGACCAGATCCTGCGCGTGGAATCCGAGCTGCTGCCCGACATCATTGCATAG
- a CDS encoding ATP-dependent 6-phosphofructokinase, whose amino-acid sequence MSKKHIGILTSGGDCAGLNACIRAVTLHACLGHGWRVTGIRYGTAGLMHSPPQTLPLTPELFDTSYLRRAGTLLGSVNTGNPFAFPMPDGSRKDRSEEVIAGYRSLGLDALIGIGGDGSLAILRRLAQQGGIPFVGIPKTIDNDVAQTENALGYATAVQVAIEALDRLQPTAASHDRVMVLEVMGRDAGHIALNAGISGGADVILIPEIPYSMEKVAEKVKAIRAGGRNFALIIVAEAVKTEGGVAMMRDLGRGETRYGGIGHYIGEAVEKLTGAEVRVTVLGHVQRGAEAVPQDRLLASVFGAHAIDMVAAGRFDRMVAWQNRDTVEVPLADIVDKSHCVDPHGVMVETARQLGISFGD is encoded by the coding sequence ATGAGCAAGAAACATATCGGTATCCTGACCAGCGGCGGCGATTGCGCCGGCCTCAATGCCTGTATCCGCGCCGTCACGCTGCATGCCTGCCTCGGCCATGGCTGGCGCGTGACCGGCATCCGCTACGGCACGGCGGGGCTGATGCACAGCCCGCCGCAGACCCTGCCGCTGACCCCGGAACTGTTCGACACCAGCTATCTGCGCCGGGCCGGCACGCTGCTGGGCTCGGTGAATACCGGCAACCCGTTTGCCTTCCCGATGCCGGATGGCAGCCGCAAGGACCGCTCGGAAGAAGTGATAGCCGGCTACCGGTCGCTGGGGCTGGACGCGCTGATCGGCATTGGCGGCGATGGCAGCCTCGCCATCCTGCGCCGGCTGGCGCAGCAGGGCGGCATCCCCTTCGTCGGGATTCCCAAGACCATCGACAATGATGTGGCCCAGACCGAAAACGCGCTGGGCTACGCCACCGCCGTGCAGGTCGCCATCGAGGCGCTGGACCGGTTGCAGCCGACGGCGGCCAGCCACGACCGCGTGATGGTGCTGGAGGTGATGGGCCGCGATGCCGGCCATATCGCGCTGAATGCCGGTATTTCCGGCGGCGCCGACGTGATCCTGATCCCGGAAATTCCCTACTCCATGGAAAAAGTGGCGGAAAAGGTGAAGGCGATCCGCGCCGGGGGACGGAACTTCGCCCTCATCATCGTCGCCGAGGCCGTGAAGACCGAAGGCGGAGTGGCCATGATGCGCGACCTTGGGCGCGGCGAGACCCGCTATGGCGGTATCGGCCATTATATCGGCGAGGCGGTGGAAAAGCTGACCGGGGCGGAGGTGCGCGTGACCGTTCTGGGCCATGTGCAGCGCGGCGCCGAGGCGGTGCCACAGGATCGGCTGCTGGCCAGCGTGTTCGGCGCGCATGCGATCGACATGGTGGCGGCCGGCCGGTTCGACCGGATGGTGGCCTGGCAGAACCGCGATACGGTCGAGGTGCCGCTGGCGGACATCGTCGATAAATCGCATTGCGTCGATCCCCATGGCGTGATGGTGGAGACCGCCCGGCAGCTTGGCATCTCCTTCGGGGATTAG
- a CDS encoding TIGR02444 family protein: MSSPPLPPTPDFWSFSLDFYGRPGVAEACLELQERHGLDVNLVLYCCWRGDVLSEAQIEAAIALTAPWRAEIVQPLRALRRRLKPGFPPFPEAEVQGLRKRIADAELEAERLQQQALDALARNEGPILLPSRQAATANLMLLAALCQAGDSTGALEQLAGHLD, encoded by the coding sequence GTGTCTTCCCCGCCTCTGCCCCCAACCCCCGATTTCTGGTCCTTCTCGCTGGATTTCTATGGCCGCCCCGGCGTGGCGGAGGCCTGTCTGGAACTGCAGGAGCGGCACGGGCTGGATGTGAATCTGGTGCTCTATTGCTGCTGGCGCGGCGATGTCCTTAGCGAGGCGCAGATCGAGGCCGCCATCGCGCTGACCGCCCCCTGGCGCGCGGAGATCGTACAGCCCCTGCGTGCCCTGCGCCGTCGGCTGAAGCCCGGCTTCCCGCCCTTCCCCGAGGCCGAGGTACAGGGTTTGCGCAAGCGCATCGCCGATGCCGAACTGGAAGCCGAAAGGCTGCAGCAGCAGGCGCTGGACGCGCTGGCAAGAAACGAAGGGCCAATTCTCTTGCCCTCCCGGCAGGCGGCAACAGCCAATCTGATGCTGCTGGCGGCGCTTTGCCAGGCAGGAGACAGCACCGGTGCGCTCGAACAGCTGGCCGGCCATCTCGACTGA